In Pseudomonadota bacterium, one DNA window encodes the following:
- a CDS encoding MinD/ParA family protein, which produces MTQADTLEKIMTSKPSPTSQGPEMLGRSASRSSSPRVICITSGKGGVGKTNISANLGYSLARSGKKVLILDADLNLANVDILLGLTPRFNLHHVFTGEKTIPDILVKGPAGLLILPASSGIMELADLTEAQRLFFLSEMEALGNYIDILIIDTAAGINNNVIYFNLAAQERVVVLTPEPTSLTDAYALIKVLSSRHDVKKFRILINQAHSEKEALAVFRKLSMVIDRFLATMSLDFLGFIPTDQKLPKAVRSQRLVCDLFPDAPSSRKFSELSAKIISEETETQVDGNIKFFWKGLFDL; this is translated from the coding sequence ATGACCCAAGCCGACACACTGGAAAAAATCATGACCAGTAAACCCTCACCAACAAGCCAGGGACCTGAGATGCTGGGTCGATCGGCCTCGCGGAGCAGTTCGCCACGGGTAATATGCATCACCAGCGGCAAAGGCGGCGTCGGCAAAACAAACATTTCCGCGAACCTCGGCTATTCATTGGCCAGGAGCGGAAAAAAAGTTTTGATCCTTGATGCCGACCTGAACCTTGCCAACGTCGATATTCTCCTGGGACTGACGCCGCGCTTCAATCTGCATCATGTGTTTACCGGAGAAAAAACGATCCCGGATATCCTTGTTAAAGGCCCGGCAGGATTACTTATTCTTCCGGCCAGCTCAGGGATCATGGAGCTTGCCGATCTCACCGAAGCCCAAAGGCTCTTTTTTCTCTCTGAAATGGAAGCCCTTGGAAACTATATCGACATACTCATTATTGATACGGCAGCCGGAATTAACAATAATGTCATTTATTTTAACCTCGCAGCCCAGGAGAGGGTCGTCGTGCTCACTCCTGAACCGACCTCTCTGACCGATGCCTATGCGCTGATCAAGGTCTTGTCCAGCCGCCATGATGTGAAAAAATTCCGCATTCTTATCAATCAGGCACACTCGGAAAAAGAGGCCCTGGCTGTTTTCCGCAAACTGAGCATGGTAATTGACCGCTTTCTTGCAACCATGTCTCTGGACTTCCTGGGTTTTATCCCAACCGATCAAAAACTGCCAAAAGCTGTTCGCTCCCAACGTCTGGTCTGCGATCTTTTTCCCGATGCACCATCCAGCAGAAAATTCTCTGAACTTTCTGCCAAGATCATCTCGGAAGAGACTGAAACCCAGGTCGATGGAAATATTAAATTTTTCTGGAAAGGACTATTTGATCTGTAA
- a CDS encoding FliA/WhiG family RNA polymerase sigma factor produces the protein MQRPTQPKFKDYTQTYFNQSGPMDPARREELILAYTPLIKYIAMRLAARLPNHISIDDLISCGIIGLIDAIDKFNPTKNVQFKTYAEFRIKGAMLDELRSLDWVPRSVRRKVTDLESAYSKLEKKLGRPAQDEEISKAMGISLDDFHKLLDETKAVTFVDIELLRQKSPDTTSTSIIDCLTSNNTDPFATINMNQVRDLLAQAISALPEKEKLTVSLYYFDELTMKEIGEVLGYTESRISQMHSKAMLRLRSKLKQHLPAND, from the coding sequence ATGCAACGGCCCACACAACCGAAATTCAAGGATTATACTCAGACCTATTTCAATCAGTCCGGTCCGATGGATCCTGCTCGCCGTGAAGAATTGATACTGGCCTACACCCCCCTTATCAAATACATCGCCATGCGCCTTGCCGCCCGGCTTCCCAATCACATATCAATCGATGATCTCATCAGTTGCGGAATTATCGGCCTCATTGATGCAATCGACAAATTCAACCCCACCAAAAACGTCCAGTTCAAAACATATGCGGAATTCCGGATCAAAGGGGCAATGCTTGATGAACTCCGTTCCCTTGACTGGGTCCCCCGATCGGTGAGAAGAAAAGTAACCGATCTTGAAAGCGCCTATTCCAAGCTTGAAAAAAAGCTCGGCCGGCCCGCTCAGGACGAGGAAATTTCTAAAGCCATGGGCATCAGCCTTGATGACTTTCATAAATTGCTCGATGAGACCAAGGCGGTGACCTTTGTTGATATCGAGCTCCTCCGCCAAAAATCTCCGGACACAACATCCACCTCCATCATCGATTGCCTCACGTCAAACAATACAGATCCCTTTGCCACGATAAACATGAATCAGGTCCGCGACCTGCTGGCCCAGGCGATCTCCGCCCTTCCGGAAAAAGAAAAACTCACGGTATCACTGTACTATTTTGATGAACTGACTATGAAGGAAATCGGGGAGGTTTTAGGCTACACAGAGTCGAGGATCTCCCAGATGCACAGCAAGGCCATGCTCAGACTCCGCTCAAAACTCAAGCAACACCTGCCCGCCAACGACTAA
- a CDS encoding response regulator, translated as MPDNNMKVLVVDDFATMRRIVKNILTQLGYKNIIEADDGTSALNILKQEKIDLIISDWNMPKMTGLDLLKAVRSDASLAVIPFIMVTAEAQQDNIILAVKAKVSQYIVKPFTAETLGEKITKVFGS; from the coding sequence ATGCCAGACAACAACATGAAAGTCCTAGTCGTAGACGATTTTGCAACCATGCGCCGAATCGTAAAAAATATTCTTACCCAACTTGGATACAAAAATATCATTGAGGCGGATGACGGCACATCAGCACTCAATATTCTTAAGCAAGAAAAAATTGACCTGATAATTTCAGACTGGAATATGCCCAAAATGACCGGACTAGATCTCTTAAAAGCCGTCCGCAGCGATGCAAGTCTTGCGGTGATTCCTTTTATAATGGTCACAGCCGAAGCACAACAGGACAATATCATTCTGGCAGTCAAAGCAAAAGTTAGCCAGTATATTGTCAAACCTTTTACAGCCGAAACCCTGGGTGAAAAAATCACCAAAGTTTTCGGTAGCTGA
- a CDS encoding ammonium transporter → MINTGDTAFMLVATAMVMLMTPGLALFYGGLVRSKNVLATIMQSFICLGIISVIWVIYGYSLSFGPDVGGFIGNLQFFGLKGVGLTPGPYSETIPDLLFVAFQLMFAVITPALITGAFAERMKFSAFLLFTILWSTFVYFPVCHWVWGGGWLGSHGALDFAGGTVIHINSGAAALVAVLVIGKRKGWGKDSFHPHNLTMTILGAGLLWFGWFGFNAGSSLAAGELAVLAFFTTQVAAGTAALSWVFAEWAFQGKPTTLGAVSGALAGLVAITPAAGFVTPISAMIIGLVAGSLCYAGVILKNKLGYDDALDVVAVHGLGGLWGALATGLFATLAINPGGANGLFYGNPKLLAIQTYGALATIAYSVIITYIILKVIQVLVGLRVDEDEETQGLDLTQHSESGYMI, encoded by the coding sequence ATGATTAATACAGGCGATACGGCATTCATGCTTGTGGCAACTGCGATGGTTATGCTCATGACTCCAGGTCTGGCCCTCTTTTACGGCGGCCTTGTCCGGTCGAAAAACGTTTTAGCCACGATAATGCAGAGCTTTATCTGCCTTGGCATAATCTCGGTGATCTGGGTTATATACGGATACTCCCTTTCCTTCGGTCCCGATGTCGGCGGTTTTATAGGCAACCTGCAATTCTTCGGCCTTAAAGGCGTCGGATTAACCCCCGGACCTTATTCGGAAACAATACCAGATCTTCTCTTTGTGGCCTTTCAATTGATGTTTGCGGTTATTACCCCGGCGCTTATTACCGGAGCCTTTGCCGAACGAATGAAATTTTCGGCATTCTTACTGTTTACAATACTCTGGAGCACATTCGTCTATTTCCCGGTTTGTCACTGGGTGTGGGGCGGGGGCTGGCTTGGAAGTCATGGCGCACTGGATTTTGCCGGTGGCACAGTCATCCACATAAACTCCGGGGCCGCGGCCCTTGTCGCCGTGCTGGTTATTGGTAAACGAAAGGGCTGGGGCAAAGATTCCTTTCATCCCCATAACCTGACTATGACCATTCTCGGCGCCGGGCTTCTTTGGTTCGGCTGGTTCGGATTCAATGCAGGAAGCTCCCTTGCGGCAGGCGAGCTCGCCGTCCTGGCATTCTTCACCACTCAGGTGGCCGCCGGAACCGCCGCCCTCTCCTGGGTTTTTGCAGAATGGGCTTTCCAGGGAAAGCCAACTACGCTGGGCGCAGTTTCCGGAGCATTAGCCGGACTCGTTGCCATCACCCCGGCAGCAGGCTTTGTCACCCCCATTTCTGCGATGATTATCGGTTTGGTTGCTGGCTCTCTGTGCTATGCCGGAGTTATATTAAAAAACAAATTAGGGTATGACGATGCCCTGGATGTAGTCGCCGTCCACGGCCTGGGTGGGCTCTGGGGAGCCCTTGCCACCGGACTCTTTGCCACTCTGGCAATAAATCCCGGCGGCGCAAACGGACTTTTCTACGGCAACCCAAAACTCTTAGCCATTCAGACATACGGTGCCCTGGCAACAATTGCTTACTCTGTAATCATTACCTATATCATACTTAAAGTCATTCAAGTCCTTGTCGGACTCCGGGTTGATGAAGACGAAGAAACACAAGGACTCGACTTAACCCAACACAGCGAAAGCGGCTATATGATATAA
- a CDS encoding ammonium transporter produces MNTGDTAFIMAAAGLVLLMTPGLALFYGGMVRSKNVLGTILQSFIMISLISLEWVYVGYSMSFGPDLGGFVGDLSWFALQGIGTEPSLVYATTIPQIVFMIYQCMFAVITPALITGAFAERMKFGPFILFSLAWAILVYNPVCHWIWGGGWLGARGVLDFAGGLVVHMTCGSAALAACLVLGPRKGYGKESFMPHNLPMTLMGTGLLWFGWFGFNGGSALAANGIAASAFVATHLAGMAGMAMWVIVEKIHRGKPTTLGAASGAIAGLATITPAAGFVGPNAAILIGLLAGAGCYYAVTLKGRFGYDDSLDVVGIHGVGGLLGTICLGIFASKLVNPDGADGLLAGNPGFLGTQAFGIVVVGVYTFVISWILLKAIDVVWGLRLAVEDELSGLDLAEHSETAYN; encoded by the coding sequence ATCAACACGGGTGACACAGCTTTCATCATGGCTGCAGCAGGACTTGTGCTGCTTATGACTCCCGGCCTTGCCCTTTTTTACGGAGGCATGGTCAGAAGCAAAAACGTCCTTGGAACAATCCTTCAGAGCTTTATCATGATTTCGCTGATCAGTCTGGAGTGGGTGTATGTTGGATACAGCATGTCTTTTGGCCCGGATCTGGGCGGATTTGTCGGAGATCTTTCCTGGTTTGCCCTGCAGGGTATCGGCACAGAACCAAGTTTGGTTTATGCAACGACAATTCCGCAGATTGTATTCATGATCTACCAATGCATGTTCGCAGTGATAACTCCGGCTTTAATCACCGGCGCATTTGCCGAGCGCATGAAGTTTGGCCCGTTTATCCTGTTTTCCCTTGCCTGGGCCATTCTCGTCTATAACCCGGTCTGCCATTGGATATGGGGTGGGGGCTGGCTTGGAGCCCGGGGTGTTCTGGACTTTGCAGGAGGACTTGTTGTTCACATGACCTGTGGCTCGGCTGCACTGGCAGCGTGCCTTGTTCTGGGTCCGAGAAAAGGCTATGGAAAAGAAAGTTTTATGCCACATAATCTTCCCATGACCCTAATGGGGACCGGCCTTTTGTGGTTTGGCTGGTTCGGCTTTAATGGTGGCAGCGCCCTGGCTGCAAATGGTATCGCAGCCTCTGCTTTTGTCGCCACCCACCTTGCCGGCATGGCTGGCATGGCGATGTGGGTTATCGTTGAAAAAATCCATCGCGGCAAGCCAACCACACTTGGCGCCGCATCCGGTGCAATAGCAGGTCTTGCAACCATTACCCCGGCGGCTGGATTTGTCGGACCCAATGCGGCAATTTTAATCGGATTGCTGGCTGGCGCCGGATGCTATTACGCAGTTACCCTGAAGGGCCGGTTCGGCTATGATGACAGCCTCGATGTTGTCGGCATTCACGGAGTCGGTGGCTTGCTGGGAACCATATGCCTGGGCATCTTCGCTTCTAAACTGGTTAATCCGGATGGGGCTGACGGGCTGCTTGCAGGCAATCCAGGTTTCCTGGGAACCCAGGCTTTCGGAATCGTCGTTGTTGGAGTTTACACTTTTGTAATAAGTTGGATTCTTCTCAAAGCTATCGACGTTGTTTGGGGGCTCAGACTTGCCGTAGAAGACGAATTAAGCGGCCTTGATCTGGCAGAACACAGTGAGACGGCTTACAACTAA